TGTTTCAGAATCGTTTTTTCTTCGTAATTTTGGCCAACCGTAAAACAAAAAGAAACTACATGATACGGCCCTTTCGGGGCTTTTTTCTATTTAACGATATTGATATGAAAGACCTCATATATTTGTTTGTGATGTCTGTATTCTTGTTGCCAATGCAGGTACAGGCAGCTTCTTATGATGTATGGCTTGACAAATTGGATGCAAGTCTTGACAAACGAGATTATTACGATAAACAAAAACAAGAGCGTATTGCCCGTTTAAAAGATGAGATGGAACGGGCAAAAACGGAAGGGCGTCAGTTTGAACAGCTTTACCGGCTCTATGATGAATACAAAAGCTATTGTTTTGATTCAGCCAATCATTATGCCTATGAATGTCTGCATGTTGCCGAGCTTGGGCATAACGAAGAACATCTTTTGAAAGCAAAATTTGCCATTGCTTTCTCTCTTATTTCCGCAGGTATCTTTAATGCTGCTCAAGAAGTGTTAGGGTCTATAGACCGTTCTAAGTTACGTGGAGAGTTACTAACCGAGTATTATGAACGTTATGTATTACTATGGCGTTCCATGGCCGATTTTGTTGGTAGCGAGCCTTATTATACTACTTATATAACCCGTAGTAATGCCTATTTGGATTCACTCATCCATATTACGCCCGAACATACCATTCAGCTCTTGTCTTATAAAGAATCGCTCCTGATGCGTAAAAAAGAGTATCAGGATGTGATGGAGAACTACAATGAACTCCTTGAGATGTCTAGGGATTCAATGGATCTTCACCTTCGGGCAATGACAGCTGCCGAGATGGCCTGGGCAAACCTCTTCCTGGACAATGAAGACAAGGCAATAGAGTATTTCGCACAATCGGCTATTGCTGATAATGAATCGGCAACTCGTGAAATCACAGCCCTTTATCATTTGGCTCGTCTCATTTATAAACGAGGAGATTATGAACGTGCCAGTCGTTATGTGCATCAGGCTTTGGAGGATGTAAATTTCTATAATACTCGTTTGCGTAAGTTGGAAATTAATGGAATTTTGCCTATTATTGAGCAGGATCGATACGATATGATGCGTAGTCAGCGCAACTGGTTTATTGCTGCTTCTGCCTTGTTCGTCATTCTTGTTCTTGTTATCCTTAAAACATACCATTCTGTTCATAAGCGCAACTTAAAACTTACTGAAGCACGAAATACTATTGCAGGACAGTTGGAACAGTTGAAAAAAGCCAATGAACGTTTGGAGGAAGCAGATACAATTAAGAATGCATATATAGGTCGTTCGTTCTCTACGAATGCCGATTACA
The sequence above is a segment of the Prevotella sp. E9-3 genome. Coding sequences within it:
- a CDS encoding DUF6377 domain-containing protein, with the translated sequence MKDLIYLFVMSVFLLPMQVQAASYDVWLDKLDASLDKRDYYDKQKQERIARLKDEMERAKTEGRQFEQLYRLYDEYKSYCFDSANHYAYECLHVAELGHNEEHLLKAKFAIAFSLISAGIFNAAQEVLGSIDRSKLRGELLTEYYERYVLLWRSMADFVGSEPYYTTYITRSNAYLDSLIHITPEHTIQLLSYKESLLMRKKEYQDVMENYNELLEMSRDSMDLHLRAMTAAEMAWANLFLDNEDKAIEYFAQSAIADNESATREITALYHLARLIYKRGDYERASRYVHQALEDVNFYNTRLRKLEINGILPIIEQDRYDMMRSQRNWFIAASALFVILVLVILKTYHSVHKRNLKLTEARNTIAGQLEQLKKANERLEEADTIKNAYIGRSFSTNADYIAKVEKILISIERKIATRQYDDLRNMMQLSKVNAEREDMYASFDMTFLKLFPNFVDRYNELFDEKDRKTPPEHSLTSEMRIFALIRLGVTDPERIATFLNYSVHTVNTYKTRIKNRSIVDNDQFEQLIMEI